CTCTGCCTCAACGTCGTCCTTCCCTGCTATTGCTGCTGGATCAGGCAGTAAGATGTAGTTGTGAAATCttcctgtgtgtttatgtgcttgTCAGTCTGTTTGTCCCCGTGTTTGGCTGTGTTTTTACATGCAGTGTTTTTCTGCGATTAAAACtgttttggacatattttctTCCACACTTCAGCTCTGTGAAATGTCACTGGGACTATTTGTGAAGTCGGCAATAGTTTGTACTCTTTGTTAGTCCGTCGGTGAATCTCTAACTGCTGTTTTTCCTTAGGTGCCAGCTCCACCTGGTccagaaacagcagcttcacCCCCAACATACCCCACCACACCAACGGTCATCTACAGCACCACCCTCCTATGCCACATCCGGCACACTACTGTAAGTACTGTTAATGCAACTCTAATCTCAACCTCTGAACCCTCTGGGTGTTATTTGGTCCAGTCGCATTTTTACTCACCCTTTGGcgaatttttcactgcaatataatgtCTTGCACCTCTgtgaaaataagaaataaagttTTAACACCATGAATCATAAAAAGGGATGAAATGAAAGTTGGATTATTTGACTATATACTTTACAGAAATCACTAACATAACTTTGTCTTTCTCTCAGGGCCTGTGCATAATGAACTAGCCTTTCAGCCTCCTATATCCAATCATCCAGGTCAGTACATGCAACCCACCAGTACATAAAGCCTAGACAAGATTTCCAGGTCTGATGTATTTAGAAAGCTTTAGAATGCATTTTATGGCAGTCAATACATAAAAAAGTTAGTATTTAATGTCCCAGAGggacatttgtttttatatgtaaGTCTACAAACATACAGATGATGAAAATCCCCCAACTTTCAACATATGTCTTGTCAAATCTTTTCACATGCTGTTCTAATGTACACATGCTGGCCTACTTCAAAATTATACTAGATATAAAGGCATAAACAGAAATTCACAAATTTATGTTACAGCATGCACTGCTGAAACAGTTAATTGAAATACTGTTGGGTTTAGCATTTTAGTTGCAATCATCAAGATTTAagttgagagaaaaaaagattctGAAGTTCAGTTGTgcaatgactgttttttttttggtcaaatattaaatgaaaatgacttGCATTCATCACACTTTAGTAAAAGTGAAATAACGCTTGGTCTTCTTACTTGCTTTTCtataatgtgatttttaaaagtcGTTAAAGTTCAGTATAACTTTGACTAGGAGCTAAGGGTGGCACTGCTGTCTCTCCATTTATGACTCAGTAGCAGTGACCTCTTCTTCCCTTTGTTTCAGCTCCTGACTACTGGTGTTCCATTGCCTATTTTGAGATGGATGTTCAAGTTGGGGAGACATTTAAAGTGCCCTCTTCTTGCCCCATTGTGACGGTGGATGGCTACGTTGACCCCTCAGGAGGAGACAGGTTCTGCTTGGGCCAACTCAGTAATGTACATCGCACTGAGGCTATCGAAAGAGCAAGGTAGGTGACCCAATTACCCACAAAAAGAGTAAATTGAGATTTAGAATTATCAGATTGTAAATGATCTTCTGCCAGCATACCTTGTATAATAAAACCTTGTATAATAACACTTTCTAGGTTTATAGTCAAATCTGAGTAATATCATTTGACTGTTAATATTCACATCACCTATTTTAGTGAAACATTTGAAACTGGACAGCTGAACCACAATGTTGGTCCACTAACTTATCAGTAAAAAGCTCAGAAGCATCAGTTCTTTTTTGCACTCTGTTCTATTTATtcccttttgtttatttaataataCCTCtatgctttgtttgtttgtttgtttttacttacCCATATTAAGAACAGGGACAATGTAGACAAAGAATGTAGGTAAATGTGACATGAGACACAATATTTGGCATATTTTGCCAGTCTGTCAACTTGTGGTATTTTCTGCAAATATGACAACTGTGGCTCTATGGGCCGTGCTATTTTTACCCTCTGCACCGCTTTTGTAGAGATTTGGAAAACCGAGAACTCACACATAAAAGGTATAGCAGCACCAGCCTCCTACAGCTTTCCAAATAAACACAGCTTTTACACGAATCATTTCAAACGCACGTCTCTCAGTCTGACCCAAAGTAAACACATAAAGTTGCCTCCTGAAACAGCTGTTCTGGCTCATTGCATATGGATTCACATCTATGATGGCCGTTCCAGACAGGTActttctgtgtttgcttttgCTCAGACTCGGAGACAAGCAtttaatatacatataaaaatgaaatcctTGTTTCTCTAAATCTCCAGAGCAGAGGTGGCAAGTGTAACTTCGACATGACTTATGCAGCTACAATACGCACATTAATGACAAACATGCCAGGTTGAAATGAACTAGACATCCTATAAAGATAAACACAGTGTGTTTGGGTGAGAATCACTGACTGTTTAAACTAAAAGCTCCATATGTTATCACTCATAGACTTTATATGTTGTCTTTAttccttgtgttgtttttgctcaGGCTTCACATCGGTAAAGGGGTCCAGCTGGAGTGTAAAGGTGAAGGAGACGTGTGGGTGCGATGCCTCAGCGACCACGCAGTGTTTGTTCAGAGTTACTACTTGGACAGAGAGGCGGGTCGAGCACCCGGAGACGCTGTTCACAAAATCTACCCCAGCGCTTACATCAAGGTAAGAACACAGGCTTCACTCCACAGTAATATCCACTGTATAATGAAGTCATTAAACCATAAAAGGACATCACTCAAGGTTGatattccaaaaatgttttttgtttcctggGAAACTGATGAGCACAATCTGCAGACACCTCCTCTCTGTGCCATTTACTCAGGCATTCTGCCACATGCTTGTGTAATTCTTTTGTACAGtagttgtgtttatttcacaCCAAAAAATGTCTCTCACTCTGCTGCAGTTTCCGGTCTTTTGCATTCATGTCTCCTGTgcaggagagaagtaaatgTGTGCAGTATTCAAAGTCTCCTCTGTCCTTCTAGGTGTTTGACCTTCGTCAGTGCCACAGGCAAATGCAGCAGCAGGCGGCTACAgctcaagcagcagcagcagcacaagcaGCAGCTGTGGCCGGAAACATACCAGGACCCGGATCAGTAGGAGGGATAGCTCCAGCTATTAGTACGATACACCAACTGcaaatacacatacacattcacacataaagCAGTTGTTCCAGCTGATTATTCCGTTTCCACAATAAAAGATTATATTGATCGCTGTTGAATATTAGAGATTTGTTGGCTTCAAAAAATGAAGCTGTCAGTTTGGTGTTTTCATACCTTTTTAATTTCATACagagtgtatttttatttgggATAAGTGTTAAATAATTGAGctgcaattattttcatttttgattcgTCTTCCAGTAACGTTCATGATTAGTCTCCCAGCTTTACATATTcatatatctgtttttttttctgacctaCTAAccaaaacccaaaaatatttGAGTACTCAAAGTCTCTGAAAACcagtaaatgttcacattcgAGAAGCTGGAACCAACAGATATTGACCAACAGTGTagttaaacttttaattaatgatcaaaaaatgttgcatatgtaaagcatgttttgtgttgtttgtcaaaCGTGCAGCATCGAAATGACCCGTTCATAACTCTTTCCCTCCTCCCATCCTCTCAGgtctgtcagcagcagctggtATCGGAGTAGATGACCTTCGAAGGCTGTGTATTCTCAGGATGAGTTTTGTTAAGGGCTGGGGGCCAGACTACCCCCGCCAGAGCATCAAGGAGACCCCATGCTGGATTGAGATCCACCTGCACAGAGCTCTACAGTTACTGGATGAGGTTCTGCACACTATGCCTATAGCAGACCCACAACCTCTGGACTGAGACCTGCATAACTTTGCAGAATACAGAGGCAATGGAAAGTCTTCCTCAGAGAACTGTTTTGAGTGGAGAGGACAGTAAAACTTTAACTGTCCCACGTGAAAAATACTTTCAGGTGTGTTTAGGGCACCTTTGTGCACTGTGGCCCCAACTTTTGCTTATGAGACTAAAATGAGCCAAAGCCATATGTCAAAGATatgtttatgtatatttttggtaGATGGCTTTGATTTGTGATGACTGGAATGGTCAACGGGACAActagaaaaaaacatcacagataaTTACAGTTATAAAGCATTGCAACGTGAACATAGATGACCTGCAGATCACATTAAACTGGAATGTAATCCGACACAGCCACCAACTACTGACAGGCATTAAGCTCACTGAACAATAGAAGAACATCTATGTGCTGTACCGCAAGTCTCATATCTAGTTTCTAGGTGCCAGAGTACTGCTGCTTTTCCCTTGTGTCAGTTTTCATCCAGGCTGTTGCAGACTGCTTTACACCTGGAATCACAAACACGTTCAGTCAGCTCTTGGGCTGaatagaaaagcagcagcactcTGAACCTTGATGATCGCTTCCCAACTTTGGTGCTTATCGCTGCCTCTCAGCCACTGGACGAGGTTGGGGACCACCCAGTTGGATCAGGTCATACTAGACATTCTTAACCAACCACAAATGTCACAGAGAATGAAATGACATGCAACATGCCCAAAGCCGACTCCCATCCTCTGAACAGAAACATGTCTCGGGATTTTCTAGGTCAGGTATTGTCAGACTGCGGGTTTGTACTTAAAAAAGATAGTTGCAGGTTTGTGCCTGGTAGGTGTCCAATGACAAATCTTTCCTGTTCTGCGTCTCTGAGATGTGGAGCAAAGAGCAAAACACCTGTTTGAACAATAATGTACTGATCACCACATCATAGCCTTACATGCTGTTTTTGGAGGGGTTATAACTTATAAAGTTCAATTTTTCATTGGTGAAACAATATATGTCACTCACAAAAAGTTCCAACCAGATGCTCATTTAAGTGATCATCATTAGTCACGTTCCACCTCGGTCCCCTCCCGTCTGTTTCAGGTATGGTTACTGTGTTAGAAAACACCCTCCTTTATGCTGCCACTATAAATGAATCTCATACGCCTTCTTTCAACGTCTTaccttttttcacttttacgCTCAGAGCAAGAAAAGAAGAGAGCTTGTATGCTTTTGGTTCAATATGATTGAAGTAAGAAAGCAGAGAAGAGGCAGACAGTTGATTTTTGATGTCTAAGATTTAATCACAGTACAAAGAACAGGGTCTATCAGCGTTTTGGCAAACCAAAGTACTAATAGCTCAGAAATGTACTATAAATGAGTCTAGTATGATCACGAGAGCGAGAAGTCCAGCCAGCTGCTGGACTTTTCTCTAATTGAATTTTAAAGGCAATTATGCTTATTTGTattcttttcagttttactgACTTTTATCTCCAAGTATACCAGGCACTAGTTGAGAATCGTTGTACTTCAATACCTTATGACTTGCAGCCTGCCTATATACTACTTGATCCAGGTCTCTTGTGTATAGTTTActgacagagagaagagaatTTAAGACGGTTCCCAGCAATATTGATATATTttcttggttttatttttgttacttttattaagtgatttgtatgtttttagcactttactttttttcttgatttaattCAGTAGCCATTTTTTGAGGTGATTGTCTTGTGATATTAATAAGGGAGTGATTAGGCTGGTTTATAGTTAAAGTAGGATAGCAAAGGCAACATTGCGATGCATTTGTATTAAAAACGTGTAACACTAAGACACCTTTTTAAAACCTATTTTTGCCCTTTCACCTTACCGGCATTTACACACCTCGTAGGGTTTCTTTTGGCAGTCGTTTTCTTctg
Above is a genomic segment from Amphiprion ocellaris isolate individual 3 ecotype Okinawa chromosome 6, ASM2253959v1, whole genome shotgun sequence containing:
- the LOC111577007 gene encoding mothers against decapentaplegic homolog 4, with protein sequence MSITSTPTSNDACLSIVHSLMCHRQGGESETFAKRAIESLVKKLKEKKDELDSLITAITTNGAHPSKCVTIQRTLDGRLQVAGRKGFPHVIYARLWRWPDLHKNELKHVKYCQFAFDLKCDSVCVNPYHYERVVSPGIDLSGLTLTSSGPSSALMVKDEYDFDGQQTLPTIEGGHTLQTIQHPPSSSRPTPPESFAAPNLLPPTEASTSASTSSFPAIAAGSGSASSTWSRNSSFTPNIPHHTNGHLQHHPPMPHPAHYWPVHNELAFQPPISNHPAPDYWCSIAYFEMDVQVGETFKVPSSCPIVTVDGYVDPSGGDRFCLGQLSNVHRTEAIERARLHIGKGVQLECKGEGDVWVRCLSDHAVFVQSYYLDREAGRAPGDAVHKIYPSAYIKVFDLRQCHRQMQQQAATAQAAAAAQAAAVAGNIPGPGSVGGIAPAISLSAAAGIGVDDLRRLCILRMSFVKGWGPDYPRQSIKETPCWIEIHLHRALQLLDEVLHTMPIADPQPLD